The following proteins are co-located in the Camelina sativa cultivar DH55 chromosome 12, Cs, whole genome shotgun sequence genome:
- the LOC109127979 gene encoding adenine DNA glycosylase-like: protein CTVSKPSCSSCPVSSQCRAYSLSLENRTISVTDYPTKVVKAKPRCDFCSVCVLEILNLERNQSGGRFVLVKRPEEGLLAGLWEFPSVILDKEAGLATRRNAINLYLKDAFQVEPKKTCTIVSRKELGEFVHIFTHIRRKVYVELLVVQLTDDLFKDQANDTLTWKCVGSDALSTMGLTSAVRKVYSMVEAHKQGSSVAPGSSYRAAISRKRRIS from the exons TGTACTGTTTCAAAGCCAAGTTGCTCTTCTTGTCCTGTTTCCAGTCAATGCCGTGCATATTCACTTTCCCTGGAAAACAGAACCATTTCCGTGACAGATTATCCTACAAAAGTGGTCAAGGCCAAGCCACGGTGCGACTTTTGTTCCGTATGTGTTTTGGAAATACTGAACCTGGAGAGGAACCAATCAGGAGGTAGATTTGTTCTTGTAAAGAGACCTGAAGAGGGTCTGCTTGCTGGTCTTTGGGAGTTCCCATCTGTTATATTGGATAAGGAAGCTGGTTTGGCAACAAGGAGGAACGCCATCAACCTCTACCTTAAGGACGCATTTCAAGTAGAACCCAAGAAAACATGCACTATAGTTTCGAGAAAAGAACTTGGAGAATTCGTCCACATTTTCACACACATACGTCGAAAAGTGTATGTGGAGCTATTAGTTGTACAACTGACAG ATGATCTGTTCAAAGATCAGGCAAATGACACTCTGACATGGAAGTGTGTGGGCAGTGATGCTCTTTCTACCATGGGACTGACATCGGCTGTTAGAAAG GTGTATTCAATGGTTGAAGCTCACAAGCAAGGTTCATCTGTTGCTCCTGGCTCATCATATAGAGCAGCCATATCGAGGAAACGAAGAATCTCATGA
- the LOC104733726 gene encoding adenine DNA glycosylase-like: protein MSQSSAPGEKLKRKRREKEAEEEEEEEPIGGDIEDLFSDKETQKIRMSLLDWYDANQRDLPWRKRNNESEKERRAYEVWVSEIMLQQTRVQTVLEYYKRWMHKWPTIYDLAQASLEEVNEMWAGLGYYRRGRFLLEGAKMVVAGKDGFPNQVSSLMKVKGIGEYTAGAIASIAFNEAVPVVDGNVIRVLARLKAISANPKDRLTNRNFWKLAAQLVDPSRPGDFNQSLMELGATLCTVSKPSCSSCPVSSQCRAYSLSLENRTISVTDYPTKVVKAKPRCDFCSVCVLEILNLERNQSGGRFVLVKRPEEGLLAGLWEFPSVILDKEAGLATRRNAINLYLKDAFQVEPKKTCTIVSRKELGEFVHIFTHIRRKVYVELLVVQLTGLTANYFFLSRSLFYMDMDITIVRNIDKKLLSSLCHTMWYR from the exons ATGTCGCAATCTTCTGCTCCTGGCGAGAAACTCAAGAGAAAGCGCCGagagaaagaagcagaagaagaagaagaagaagaaccgatTGGAGGAGATATAGAGGATCTCTTTAGCgacaaagaaactcaaaaaatcAGAATGTCTTTACTTGACTGGTACGATGCGAATCAGAGAGATCTTCCATGGAGGAAGAGAAATAATGAAAgtgaaaaggagagaagagCTTATGAGGTTTGGGTATCGGAGATTATGCTGCAGCAAACTAGGGTTCAGACTGTTTTGGAGTATTACAAACGTTGGATGCATAAGTGGCCAACCATTTATGACCTTGCTCAAGCTTCCCTTGAG GAGGTAAACGAAATGTGGGCAGGTTTGGGGTATTATCGGCGGGGGCGTTTTCTTTTAGAG GGAGCGAAGATGGTTGTTGCGGGGAAGGATGGTTTTCCTAATCAAGTGTCTAGCTTGATGAAAGTTAAAGGAATAGGAGAGTATACAGCCGGAGCAATTGCCTCTATTGCTTTCAATGAG GCGGTACCTGTTGTTGATGGAAACGTGATAAGAGTACTTGCCAGACTAAAGGCCATCTCAGCTAATCCAAAAGACCGGCTTACAAACAGGAATTTCTG GAAACTAGCTGCCCAGCTAGTGGATCCTTCACGTCCTGGAGATTTCAACCAATCTCTGATGGAGCTTGGTGCTACTCTATGTACTGTTTCAAAGCCAAGTTGCTCTTCTTGTCCTGTTTCCAGTCAATGCCGTGCATATTCACTTTCCCTGGAAAACAGAACCATTTCCGTGACAGATTATCCTACAAAAGTGGTCAAGGCCAAGCCACGGTGCGACTTTTGTTCCGTATGTGTTTTGGAAATACTGAACCTGGAGAGGAACCAATCAGGAGGTAGATTTGTTCTTGTAAAGAGACCTGAAGAGGGTCTGCTTGCTGGTCTTTGGGAGTTCCCATCTGTTATATTGGATAAGGAAGCTGGTTTGGCAACAAGGAGGAACGCCATCAACCTCTACCTTAAGGACGCATTTCAAGTAGAACCCAAGAAAACATGCACTATAGTTTCGAGAAAAGAACTTGGAGAATTCGTCCACATTTTCACACACATACGTCGAAAAGTGTATGTGGAGCTATTAGTTGTACAACTGACAGGTTTGACCGCTaactatttctttctttctcggTCTCTCTTTTACATGGACATGGACATAACTATAGTCAGAAATATTGACAAGAAATTACTCTCTTCTCTGTGTCATACAATGTGGTACAGATGA
- the LOC104732396 gene encoding homeobox-DDT domain protein RLT3-like isoform X1 yields the protein MKRKSPVQVQALEAFYFEQIYPTPKEMEDMGKSLGLTVKEVRGWFKRRTSRGKGMISPADDVVGAENPQSYNTSRIRTSRCDFRAVVKKISSVETRKANCQELFTSQHILAKIFRKDGPTLGSEFDHPSSGARKASWLGTSSVEQQKQRMTRKRKISELMDHTSQDCVQENATVMKHGIGKGLMTVWRVMNPNRRDVSPCVGLLGERATLPQSSARNPPHQKKKQRQLASILKQKLLQKRSTEKKRRSINREVELNKDETQRAFKEHCDLAVDREVFKETCQTTSILVDDEELEMRERQERGNPLTCSCHHSSSGSHGCFLCKDLLPKFPPNSVQMRVPFGLHPWNSFPETVKKLFKVVHFLYTYSVTLDICPFTLDELTRAFHDKDSLLLGKIHLSLLKLLLLDVETELQRGYFSNLSISCKFLALLQSVESQILILDLWKDSLNSLTWTEILRQILVAAGYGSVKGAVQSEELSKERRLMKKYGLHLGTLKGELFRMLNEQGNNGLKISELANAPEVAVLNLATAQEERENSICSTLASDITLFEKISESTYRVRVNCFSEDLDKSQSDSDASGSVDDESDTCSVSSGDDIEHVSENSALRKVKCRKRRKHKSKMRELCSEIDESHPGEPWLLGLMEGEYSDLSIEEKLDVFVALIELLSSGSTIRMEDLPRAIVDCVPSIYSHGSGGKIKRSSSNQCSYPRGSWVHGGELPGIKALSKSSDSHPVDSSSVVGDFANLAGDNANNVHPMQSVYLGSDRRFNRYWLFLGTCNANDPGHRCVFFESSEDGHWEVINNKEALRVLLSVLDDRGRREARLVESLEKRESFLCQAMLSGQVTQSERSHFTDIVREDSSSPVSDIDNNLCLSEIANDQFSSQHAAIVFEIGSKREKSLLWSLLQEFDEWIWANFNFNLSAVKHRRRSYLDSLIRCKSCHDLYWRDEKHCKICHATFEVDIDVEERYAIHAATCSKKEECDTFPDHKVLSSQLQSLKAAVYAIESAMPEDALIGAWRKSAHRLWAKRLRRSSTVSEITQVIGDFVGAINEDWLWHSSDQGHSNALLGETISCFPSMPQTTSAMALWLVKLDTLIAPYVEKAQPERNQLLCRTRNTSRRASRREL from the exons ATGAAGAGGAAATCGCCTGTACAAGTTCAAGCTCTTGAGGCTTTTTATTTCG AGCAAATATATCCGACGCCTAAGGAAATGGAGGACATGGGCAAGTCTTTAGGGTTAACAGTCAAGGAAGTACGTGGATGGTTCAAGAGGAGAACAAGTAGAGGAAAAGGCATGATATCGCCGGCGGATGATGTGGTGGGAGCAGAGAATCCTCAGTCATACAATACATCTCGCATTAGGACTTCCAGATGTGATTTTAGAGCAGTTGTTAAGAAAATATCTAGTGTTGAGACAAGGAAGGCCAATTGCCAAGAGCTGTTTACTTCACAACACATTTTGGCCAAGATCTTTCGAAAGGATGGTCCGACGCTTGGTTCTGAGTTTGACCATCCCTCCTCTGGAGCACGCAAAG CTTCTTGGCTAGGCACTTCATCTGTGGAgcaacagaaacagagaatgaCAAGAAAGAGAAAG atttccGAGCTAATGGATCATACCAGTCAAGATTGCGTTCAAGAGAATGCTACTGTGATGAAACATGGTATTGGAAAGGGTTTGATGACAGTATGGCGGGTAATGAATCCAAACAGGAGGGATGTATCTCCTTGCGTTGGTTTATTGGGTGAAAGAGCTACATTACCTCAAAGCTCAGCACGTAATCCCccacatcaaaagaaaaagcaaagacAATTAGCATCAATACTG AAGCAGAAACTGTTGCAGAAGAGGTCGACAGAAAAGAAGAGGcgttctataaatagagag GTGGAATTGAACAAAGATGAAACTCAAAGGGCATTTAAAGAACACTGTGATCTTGCCGTGGATAGGGAGGTATTCAAAGAAACCTGCCAAACAACTTCGATACTAGTGGATGACGAGGAATTAGAGATGCGTGAGCGACAGGAGAGAGGAAACCCGTTGACTTGTTCATGCCATCATTCTAGTAGTGGATCTCATGGTTGTTTTCTTTGCAAAG ATTTATTGCCCAAGTTTCCCCCAAATTCTGTTCAAATGAGGGTGCCTTTTGGTTTGCATCCATGGAATTCTTTTCCAGAGACTGTAAAGAAACTGTTTAAG GTTGTCCATTTCCTTTATACTTATTCAGTAACTCTTGATATATGTCCTTTTACACTCGATGAGCTCACGCGGGCATTTCACGATAAG GATTCCTTGCTCCTTGGTAAAATTCATCTTTCCCTGCTGAAGCTGCTTTTGCTTGATGTTGAAACCGAGCTGCAAAGGGGATATTTTTCAAACTTGAGTATATCATGCAAGTTTTTAGCCCTGCTTCAGTCG GTTGAGAGCCAAATTCTTATTCTTGATCTGTGGAAGGATTCATTAAATTCTCTTACATGGACGGAAATACTGCGCCAGATATTGGTTGCCGCTGGTTATGGTTCAGTGAAGGGTGCTGTTCAATCAGAAGAACTAAGTAAG gAAAGGAGACTCATGAAAAAGTATGGCCTTCATCTTGGAACGTTAAAGGGTGAATTATTTAGAATGCTTAATGAGCAAGGCAATAATGGCTTGAAAATATCCGAGTTAGCCAATGCTCCAGAG GTTGCTGTTCTGAACCTTGCAACTGCCCAAGAAGAACGAGAGAATTCAATATGTTCAACTCTGGCAAGTGATATTACATTATTCGAAAAGATATCAGAATCAACATATCGTGTACGTGTTAATTGTTTCTCTGAGGACCTTGACAAGAGCCAGTCTGATTCGGACGCGTCTGGGAGTGTTGATGATGAATCTGATACTTGCTCAGTTAGTTCTGGTGATGACATTGAACATGTTTCAGAAAATTCTGCACTTCGAAAAGTTAAGTGTAGGAAAAGGCGGAAGCATAAAAGTAAAATGCGGGAATTATGTAGTGAGATTGATGAAAGCCATCCCGGAGAACCATGGCTGTTGGGGCTAATGGAAGGGGAATATTCAGACCTAAGCATTGAAGAGAAGTTAGATGTTTTTGTGGCTTTGATTGAACTTCTTAGTTCTGGTTCCACAATCAGAATGGAG GATCTACCGAGAGCTATAGTTGACTGTGTCCCTAGTATCTATAGTCATGGTTCTGGTGGAAAAATTAAGAGATCCTCCTCTAACCAGTGCAGCTATCCACGTGGATCATGGGTCCATGGAGGAGAGCTTCCTGGAATTAAAGCGCTATCCAAGTCGTCTGATTCTCATCCAGTTGATTCTTCATCAGTTGTGGGGGACTTTGCAAACCTGGCTGGAGATAACGCTAATAATGTTCACCCTATGCAATCTGTGTACCTTGGTTCTGATCGTAGGTTCAACAGGTACTGGCTTTTCTTAGGCACATGCAATGCAAATGACCCTGGTCATAGGTGTGTGTTCTTTGAATCTTCTGAAGATGGTCATTGGGAAGTTATCAACAACAAGGAG GCTTTGCGGGTGCTGTTGTCAGTTTTGGATGATAGGGGCAGACGGGAAGCTCGTCTTGTTGAATCGTTGGAGAAGCGGGAAAGTTTTCTTTGTCAAGCCATGCTGAGTGGACAGGTGACCCAGTCGGAGAGATCCCATTTCACAGACATAGTCAGAGAGGATAGTTCTTCACCAGTCTCTGATATAGACAACAACCTATGTCTGAGTGAG ATTGCAAATGATCAGTTCTCCTCGCAACATGCAGCTATAGTGTTTGAGATCGGAAGTAAGCGGGAGAAAAGCCTATTGTGGAGCcttcttcaagagtttgatGAATGGATATGggctaattttaattttaatctcaGTGCTGTTAAACACCGCCGAAGATCCTACCTTGATTCACTTATTAGGTGTAAGAGTTGCCATGATTTGTATTGGAGAGATGAGAAGCACTGTAAGATTTGCCATGCCACGTTTGAGGTTGATATAGATGTAGAAGAGAGATACGCGATTCATGCGGCCACATGTAGCAAGAAAGAAGAGTGTGATACATTTCCGGATCATAAAGTTCTATCTTCCCAGTTGCAATCGCTAAAGGCTGCAGTGTACGCCATTGAG TCTGCTATGCCTGAAGATGCCTTGATTGGTGCATGGAGAAAGTCAGCTCATAGGTTATGGGCCAAAAGACTTCGGCGAAGCTCAACCGTGTCTGAAATTACGCAG GTAATTGGTGACTTTGTTGGGGCAATCAATGAAGATTGGCTGTGGCACTCTAGTGATCAAGGGCATTCTAATGCTTTATTGGGAGAAACTATAAGTTGCTTCCCTTCGATGCCGCAAACAACTTCTGCGATGGCTCTATGGCTGGTAAAACTGGATACCTTGATTGCTCCCTATGTGGAAAAAGCTCAACCAGAAAGGAATCAACTGTTGTGCAGAACCAGAAATACAA GTAGGCGAGCCTCTAGGAGGGAGTTGTAG
- the LOC104732396 gene encoding homeobox-DDT domain protein RLT3-like isoform X2: MKRKSPVQVQALEAFYFEQIYPTPKEMEDMGKSLGLTVKEVRGWFKRRTSRGKGMISPADDVVGAENPQSYNTSRIRTSRCDFRAVVKKISSVETRKANCQELFTSQHILAKIFRKDGPTLGSEFDHPSSGARKASWLGTSSVEQQKQRMTRKRKISELMDHTSQDCVQENATVMKHGIGKGLMTVWRVMNPNRRDVSPCVGLLGERATLPQSSARNPPHQKKKQRQLASILKQKLLQKRSTEKKRRSINREVELNKDETQRAFKEHCDLAVDREVFKETCQTTSILVDDEELEMRERQERGNPLTCSCHHSSSGSHGCFLCKDLLPKFPPNSVQMRVPFGLHPWNSFPETVKKLFKVVHFLYTYSVTLDICPFTLDELTRAFHDKDSLLLGKIHLSLLKLLLLDVETELQRGYFSNLSISCKFLALLQSVESQILILDLWKDSLNSLTWTEILRQILVAAGYGSVKGAVQSEELSKERRLMKKYGLHLGTLKGELFRMLNEQGNNGLKISELANAPEVAVLNLATAQEERENSICSTLASDITLFEKISESTYRVRVNCFSEDLDKSQSDSDASGSVDDESDTCSVSSGDDIEHVSENSALRKVKCRKRRKHKSKMRELCSEIDESHPGEPWLLGLMEGEYSDLSIEEKLDVFVALIELLSSGSTIRMEDLPRAIVDCVPSIYSHGSGGKIKRSSSNQCSYPRGSWVHGGELPGIKALSKSSDSHPVDSSSVVGDFANLAGDNANNVHPMQSVYLGSDRRFNRYWLFLGTCNANDPGHRCVFFESSEDGHWEVINNKEALRVLLSVLDDRGRREARLVESLEKRESFLCQAMLSGQVTQSERSHFTDIVREDSSSPVSDIDNNLCLSEIANDQFSSQHAAIVFEIGSKREKSLLWSLLQEFDEWIWANFNFNLSAVKHRRRSYLDSLIRCKSCHDLYWRDEKHCKICHATFEVDIDVEERYAIHAATCSKKEECDTFPDHKVLSSQLQSLKAAVYAIESAMPEDALIGAWRKSAHRLWAKRLRRSSTVSEITQVIGDFVGAINEDWLWHSSDQGHSNALLGETISCFPSMPQTTSAMALWLVKLDTLIAPYVEKAQPERNQLLCRTRNTSRRASRREL, encoded by the exons ATGAAGAGGAAATCGCCTGTACAAGTTCAAGCTCTTGAGGCTTTTTATTTCG AGCAAATATATCCGACGCCTAAGGAAATGGAGGACATGGGCAAGTCTTTAGGGTTAACAGTCAAGGAAGTACGTGGATGGTTCAAGAGGAGAACAAGTAGAGGAAAAGGCATGATATCGCCGGCGGATGATGTGGTGGGAGCAGAGAATCCTCAGTCATACAATACATCTCGCATTAGGACTTCCAGATGTGATTTTAGAGCAGTTGTTAAGAAAATATCTAGTGTTGAGACAAGGAAGGCCAATTGCCAAGAGCTGTTTACTTCACAACACATTTTGGCCAAGATCTTTCGAAAGGATGGTCCGACGCTTGGTTCTGAGTTTGACCATCCCTCCTCTGGAGCACGCAAAG CTTCTTGGCTAGGCACTTCATCTGTGGAgcaacagaaacagagaatgaCAAGAAAGAGAAAG atttccGAGCTAATGGATCATACCAGTCAAGATTGCGTTCAAGAGAATGCTACTGTGATGAAACATGGTATTGGAAAGGGTTTGATGACAGTATGGCGGGTAATGAATCCAAACAGGAGGGATGTATCTCCTTGCGTTGGTTTATTGGGTGAAAGAGCTACATTACCTCAAAGCTCAGCACGTAATCCCccacatcaaaagaaaaagcaaagacAATTAGCATCAATACTG AAGCAGAAACTGTTGCAGAAGAGGTCGACAGAAAAGAAGAGGcgttctataaatagagag GTGGAATTGAACAAAGATGAAACTCAAAGGGCATTTAAAGAACACTGTGATCTTGCCGTGGATAGGGAGGTATTCAAAGAAACCTGCCAAACAACTTCGATACTAGTGGATGACGAGGAATTAGAGATGCGTGAGCGACAGGAGAGAGGAAACCCGTTGACTTGTTCATGCCATCATTCTAGTAGTGGATCTCATGGTTGTTTTCTTTGCAAAG ATTTATTGCCCAAGTTTCCCCCAAATTCTGTTCAAATGAGGGTGCCTTTTGGTTTGCATCCATGGAATTCTTTTCCAGAGACTGTAAAGAAACTGTTTAAG GTTGTCCATTTCCTTTATACTTATTCAGTAACTCTTGATATATGTCCTTTTACACTCGATGAGCTCACGCGGGCATTTCACGATAAG GATTCCTTGCTCCTTGGTAAAATTCATCTTTCCCTGCTGAAGCTGCTTTTGCTTGATGTTGAAACCGAGCTGCAAAGGGGATATTTTTCAAACTTGAGTATATCATGCAAGTTTTTAGCCCTGCTTCAGTCG GTTGAGAGCCAAATTCTTATTCTTGATCTGTGGAAGGATTCATTAAATTCTCTTACATGGACGGAAATACTGCGCCAGATATTGGTTGCCGCTGGTTATGGTTCAGTGAAGGGTGCTGTTCAATCAGAAGAACTAAGTAAG gAAAGGAGACTCATGAAAAAGTATGGCCTTCATCTTGGAACGTTAAAGGGTGAATTATTTAGAATGCTTAATGAGCAAGGCAATAATGGCTTGAAAATATCCGAGTTAGCCAATGCTCCAGAG GTTGCTGTTCTGAACCTTGCAACTGCCCAAGAAGAACGAGAGAATTCAATATGTTCAACTCTGGCAAGTGATATTACATTATTCGAAAAGATATCAGAATCAACATATCGTGTACGTGTTAATTGTTTCTCTGAGGACCTTGACAAGAGCCAGTCTGATTCGGACGCGTCTGGGAGTGTTGATGATGAATCTGATACTTGCTCAGTTAGTTCTGGTGATGACATTGAACATGTTTCAGAAAATTCTGCACTTCGAAAAGTTAAGTGTAGGAAAAGGCGGAAGCATAAAAGTAAAATGCGGGAATTATGTAGTGAGATTGATGAAAGCCATCCCGGAGAACCATGGCTGTTGGGGCTAATGGAAGGGGAATATTCAGACCTAAGCATTGAAGAGAAGTTAGATGTTTTTGTGGCTTTGATTGAACTTCTTAGTTCTGGTTCCACAATCAGAATGGAG GATCTACCGAGAGCTATAGTTGACTGTGTCCCTAGTATCTATAGTCATGGTTCTGGTGGAAAAATTAAGAGATCCTCCTCTAACCAGTGCAGCTATCCACGTGGATCATGGGTCCATGGAGGAGAGCTTCCTGGAATTAAAGCGCTATCCAAGTCGTCTGATTCTCATCCAGTTGATTCTTCATCAGTTGTGGGGGACTTTGCAAACCTGGCTGGAGATAACGCTAATAATGTTCACCCTATGCAATCTGTGTACCTTGGTTCTGATCGTAGGTTCAACAGGTACTGGCTTTTCTTAGGCACATGCAATGCAAATGACCCTGGTCATAGGTGTGTGTTCTTTGAATCTTCTGAAGATGGTCATTGGGAAGTTATCAACAACAAGGAG GCTTTGCGGGTGCTGTTGTCAGTTTTGGATGATAGGGGCAGACGGGAAGCTCGTCTTGTTGAATCGTTGGAGAAGCGGGAAAGTTTTCTTTGTCAAGCCATGCTGAGTGGACAGGTGACCCAGTCGGAGAG ATCCCATTTCACAGACATAGTCAGAGAGGATAGTTCTTCACCAGTCTCTGATATAGACAACAACCTATGTCTGAGTGAGATTGCAAATGATCAGTTCTCCTCGCAACATGCAGCTATAGTGTTTGAGATCGGAAGTAAGCGGGAGAAAAGCCTATTGTGGAGCcttcttcaagagtttgatGAATGGATATGggctaattttaattttaatctcaGTGCTGTTAAACACCGCCGAAGATCCTACCTTGATTCACTTATTAGGTGTAAGAGTTGCCATGATTTGTATTGGAGAGATGAGAAGCACTGTAAGATTTGCCATGCCACGTTTGAGGTTGATATAGATGTAGAAGAGAGATACGCGATTCATGCGGCCACATGTAGCAAGAAAGAAGAGTGTGATACATTTCCGGATCATAAAGTTCTATCTTCCCAGTTGCAATCGCTAAAGGCTGCAGTGTACGCCATTGAG TCTGCTATGCCTGAAGATGCCTTGATTGGTGCATGGAGAAAGTCAGCTCATAGGTTATGGGCCAAAAGACTTCGGCGAAGCTCAACCGTGTCTGAAATTACGCAG GTAATTGGTGACTTTGTTGGGGCAATCAATGAAGATTGGCTGTGGCACTCTAGTGATCAAGGGCATTCTAATGCTTTATTGGGAGAAACTATAAGTTGCTTCCCTTCGATGCCGCAAACAACTTCTGCGATGGCTCTATGGCTGGTAAAACTGGATACCTTGATTGCTCCCTATGTGGAAAAAGCTCAACCAGAAAGGAATCAACTGTTGTGCAGAACCAGAAATACAA GTAGGCGAGCCTCTAGGAGGGAGTTGTAG